The following nucleotide sequence is from Coffea eugenioides isolate CCC68of chromosome 10, Ceug_1.0, whole genome shotgun sequence.
TAACCATCAGAAGAAAAACTACATAACTTGAAATTACATTAAAATAGTAACCCGTAATACCGACAAGGTGTATAAAGATTGAAAAGTAGAGGAATCTTGCAAAATCCAGCCAATTTGGCTACACCATTTGGTTCAATAATCTTACCATAATTCACAACTTTTGCATATATATCGTGAATTCAATAATAACAGTGTGTACACTGTCAATGCATATAAAATTTAGTCAAAATGTTGGAGAGGTAGACAAACAGCAGGTAGAAAGAGGACCTGTAAGACGTGTTCATTTTTTCATGCGAAGTATTTGCAATGCTGTCCAAGATGACTTTAGCTTGGGTCTCAGGTAATAGTTTTAGAAAAGTTTTAAACAGGCATATGGTTTTCTTGGGGAAGTGTTATCATGGAAATTAAGTCACTAAAGCAAAGACTTTTTCAGTATGCATTTAATTTTCTAGAGAATGTGTTCATCAGGACaagtcaaaattttcaataagGTTTCCAACAAAAGAGGAATGCATTTACTTTTACCCTATTAGCCACGAGCTAAAAAATGCTGAAGTACCCCAAGGCTTATTAACTCCATCAAACGGTTCCTTAGCAAAAACTGTAAGAGTAAACATTAGGACCAACTTGTTTCCCCAAAGACCCCTGTGCTGTGAGTAGGATAATAACAGCAGGATGGACTATTCTGGAACCCCTCCTTATattctagagagagagagagagagagagagagagagagagagggagaaacTGGAACAACAGAATTTTACATCTGGCCTCTTCGGGCTATCAGCAAGGAGGGTATATCAAACATCGCTAACATGGTAAAAAGGAGAATCATACAAACATGTAACACCCATTGCTTTGTCATATCCTCATGTATAATTATCAAAAATGTTGGCTAAAACCAAACTACATTTTAGACTACAATGTACAAACTAGGCTCAGTCCGTCCACCTTCTGAGTTATCTGCAAGAAAATTTGACGCATTAAACCCTCATCCCAAAGATTTGTGATGTTCTTTGGTCAAATTTCACCATACTGAACACTTCTAACCCATGTAGCTCACTTTCTCCACAATCAACTATAAATTCAGTTTAACATTCTGGGAGTGAGTAAGCTGAAGTATATGGTGAAAAGCTAGCAGCTGACTCACTATAGTGAAGTGGATGCGGCTGCTGACTAGATGAACCAATGTAACTAGATGAGGCATTGCCTGGACTAGGAACATAGGGAGACATAAATCGTGAATTAAGGGGTGACAAAGAAGGATAACCCAGTGAATGGTGAGATGAAAACAAATAGGATGCATTAGATCTTTGAGAGGAAGCATTTCTGAGATCAACAGAGCTTCTGCTCACACTGAGATGAGGAGATTGGTTATTAGACCGGAGCGACTGCAGGTTGTACGGAGTGGAGCTAGAAATGGAATTGGGACGGGAGACTGAAGGGGACCGAGAAGATGCAGGTACTATTCGTATGGCTGACGATGAAGCTAATGATGATCTAACGGATGACAACATAGATGATGACGAAACAGAAGCCGGAGTAGATGAAAGCAAGGGTGTAGATTCAGAGGCTGGGGGTTCACCAGTGCTAGTTCTTGCATCACGTTTGCAAACAGGGCAGAAGGTTCTCCATGATGTAAGCCAAGCGTCAACACAAATAGCATGGAATTCTGTCAAAAGCTCCAAGAATCAATCATTCCATGAAGAGTAGTAGTATTTTGCAAGACACAATATTGACACAACCACTATCATCTCACACACAAACACATACCAAGAGAAGCTGGCAGCAAACAGCTTAGACATGAATTCTTACAATTCCATGATCTAGTTAGTGAACCCAAAGCTTCATTTATAAAGGAGGTCTATATACAACTAAGGCATAGCAGCAAACACCAAAAACGAAAATGACTCCCTAAAaacccaaaatcaccaaatatGGTCAGGCTTCTTAATGCAAATGCACTCATAATGTCCTATTTACAGGAACAAATTGTAAATGAAATAtgaaaatatttcatactttttCTTTGGTGCTTAATAGACAAGGGAATAGGAACCAAAGCATCAACGAATTTACATTATGGCTGTAGATATAACTCAAAGGGCTGCAAAAATACTGCAACTTCCATGCATTGCAGTTATATTTGAAGTAACAAGCACCCATCAATGCCATTAATAGTTTAATAAGAAGGTCATACCTTTTCAGGAAACAAATCAGCTCTTTGCAAAGTAGGGGCGTGTCCAAAAAACTAGGGGAACTGCAACAGTGCAAAAGGTCCCACCAACTGACAAATTTAAAGCCAAAAGCCTATCCCTTTCAAGATACAATCTGGctgattttattttcttaacttGCAAGAAACCTaattaactaaattgaatttaaGATGTACTTTTTTTTAGCCATAGAAATATCAAACATACAGATGCTTATAGTGATAGAATATGGAAGAATATTATTACTGTTATTAAATAGATTTAAACTAAACTTTATCTCGCTTATTATATCTTTCTCGTATTATGGTAATGAGATGGGGATATAATGCATTTGGTcagttcattttcttttgctttaaGAACTATGCTATGCTCAAGTGATTTCAACTTCAAAGAATCTCCTTAGACTAAGTTCAACTATTCTATGTTCATGCTAAATTAACTTCAAAGACACATTACAAAAGAATATGGGAAACTTCATTAATAGTTGAAGTATACTGAAAAAACCAGTTAATTCATCCTAGTTCTTTCAGCTACATTTCTTTTAAAGGGTCTGGATCTACAGTAGAACATCAGCTTTGAAAAATCAACAAATGAGCTTAGATCATATATCATGATCTCATCATAGCAACAGGATTACCCAAAAGGCTAGAACAAGAACTTCACAATAGTTGGAAAATAAATAATGAGAAACAAGTACCAAGGAAATAAAGTTAGATATTGTTCTTAATGGACTCCAACAGTCACCCATATTCTGCAATTGCCAACACCATGCATAGTGTTTGCTGAATAAGAGATTTTAAAATTAGGATTGAAAGGGGATATCTTGACTGCCACATAAATTATCATTATTATGCATTAAGCTAACAACAAGTACAAACAAAATACagagaaaatattttttttaaccaaaaataGAATGAGGTTCTGGGAACAATAATACAGAAATCCAAAGCTCTAAACATGGAACTTTAATATGTAAAATTACCACtgattcaaaatatacacaccTGATGATTTCCATTCAAGTTCACATGTAAGATGTTCAGCATCCATTAAACAAGTACAAGAATTACAATATAAACATATTAGTTGAGAacaatttgataaaataaagaaatagaTAATCAGTTCTTGCAAAACTTAGATATACAAAAGCAAGAGATGCACCATTCTGTCAACTATATAATATCCAAAGTAATGCTGAAAGAATAAGCCACCAAGATTGTTTCTCTAAATGTAAGACCTAAAAAACTGTATTTACACTTACTGTGGTGGCATGGAAGAATTCTCAGCTTCTCTCCAACAATATAATCTTCTAGACATATAGCACATGTTGTTGAAGTACAGTTATCATCGAGAACGGCTGTAAATATTAAGCTGGGCATGGCTCTTACAAGACGGCTACTCATTCCATGGAACTCTCTGACCTGAGAAGTTCGAGAGTGCTCCCTTCGGATGCGATGCCTCCGAACAAAGAAACATGTTGCCAGAACTGCAGACATGGCAAGTAATGAAATGAAAGAGATAGCCATAATTGACCATGCTGAGTTCTCAAAGCTTGGTATTATCCACACTTCAGTCCCAGCAACAACAGCACACTTTGAAAGAATTTCCCCCGAACGTTTTGCAACAAAGACAGCATTTATTTTTATACCAGCTGAACTTCCTGCCACTGCAATTTTCAAATGACTTCATTAGATAATTGTTCTTAAAAGAAAGTAAGAAGCATATTATATTGGCATCTAACTTTTTCAGATAACACTTGCTTCCCTCTTTCCAAGACCTTCTGGCTTAGGGTATCTGAGCCTGTCTAGCCCACTCAAGAACAAGAAATTCGGGGGAAAAACTCACTTCATTTACATAATTTTCAACCTACTTTAAGTCTTGTCTCCAAGGGCTTAAAATCAAATATAAAGACCTAAAACTCAAGTCATTATGATTTAACATAAAAGGAATATCACTGGGATACCAATCTTTGACCCCCTCAAGGGTTTCTTAAGGGATTTCTCTCTTAATGAATCTTGCCACGTCAAAATTTAACTGCTTACAATGTGCTAAGAATGATGCACCATCAATTAACTTAAACCGAAGCTCCTACTACCAACTAAGCTGCAGTTTTAGATATGTAACTATACATAACTGACACAATGTGTCACTGTCTCATTGCTTagacaagaaagaagaaaaaacaatTTTTCCCTCTCATCAAATTCTTCTCTTCTGTGATAACTATGCATGGCAAAGGCAATAACCTTATGCATAATTCTATGCTTTACACGCACGAGGGAAACTTCACAGTCAATCCCATCTTTCCTTTATAATTATACCGTCGCAAGAAAAGGAATGCCTTAGTAAGACATTACCAAAAGagtttgttccataaaaccctGCCTCAAacatggcaaaaaaaaaaaaaacaacacaaAGGGTGACATTTATGACACCACACCCAAGTATGGACAACTGGATGACAAGCGGcaaaaagaaggggaaaaaaatccGCAAGGTGTGTTCAGTTTCAGAAACGGTTAACTTAGTTTTCAGCAGATGCCAGTAAATGAGAAATATCAGCTTACCTCTATTTATTTATCTCAAAGCACAGAATTCCTTCTTTGTCTACTGCTAAGTCATATTGTCATACTAAAATCAATCAGGCAGATGATTTTTTGCCAAACAAGTATGAACACATAACGCACTAAATAAGTCTGAGCCATGGAGAGAAAATGACATTACTTGCAACTAATTCATCGTCTTCACTGTTATAGATAATGGCAGCTTTAAAACCTGCACTTTGAGCGCTTCTTACTTTGTCCTCAAAGCTACATCCTCCCCTAATAATCAACACAAAAGGGGAAATGGTACCATTCCTACCAGTATCGTCGACCTTATTAGTCAATGGTAAGCATGCATCCAATGGCTGCGCTATGTACAGTGTACCACCCTCCCCAGATGCTTTCACTGATGGAGCTGCAATTGCAGTCAAGCTAAATCAGCAGATGCCACTGAGCTTAAAAGTTAACAGCAAAAAGTGAGAAAAAGGAAACATAAGGCATGCCTTATACAACTTGTTTAATTCTTGCAGTAAATATATCTTACGCTTGGGAAACAGCTCAGAGTATTTTGAGCTGTCACCAGAAGAAAGAAGTCCTTGTACGGTAACTTTGAAAAGATTCTTTTAAAGTGTTTTGTTAGCAAATTTTTATGTGAATATATTCCTATACCCGAATCCAAAAGTAGGATATATTATTAGAAAAGTTTTTTTTGTACCATTTCTTTAAATCGTCCCCCAACTACATTTTATCTTCCCAACCATCTTTTTTATGCAATGAGTAattcacaaaagaaaaaagattcaAATGATCTTCAGTCCAAGGGCACTTGTCAAATGATTACACAAATTCCAGTCAAGTTCACAAGAAAATGCACACGTTCTGCAACTTAAATCTACAGTTTGAAGCTCAGATCAAgattatttcctttttttccagATGAAAGGCAGTTCAAGAAAAGCTTAGCATGAATTAATCGAATCGCTACCCCGATACAAAACGATCAAAATTCAGCAATTCATACTTCAAAAGAAGCTCCCATTGATACAATTAAGTAAAACCCAGATTCCAAATTCCACCAAACGGCATTCACGAATACCAGAATTCAGATTtccaaattaaaataaaaataaaacaccAGCACACAAATTCAGCCGAAATGAACAAAAAGAcaatcaaatgaatcaaatttAAGCTCACCAAAAGTAGCTTCGATGTCAGCAAATGATAAAGTAACGTTTTTCCCAATCAAAACCACGTTCCCTGAAGTTGTGATAGCCATTAAAGATACAAAAATCCCACAAAAGAACACACAGATAttcatcttcatcatcttctCAAGAACCCCACAAAAATCTCAGCCCTAGTACTCTTCAATTCTCTGGAGAGgaagagatagagagagagagatttgacaaaattaaaactagggttttaatttgGGAATAGAAACATCAGCTTCCATTCTTCTCAAAGGAAATGATAACTGACAAGTGAAGAATTGGAGTTCAATGTAtgaatttttttcctaaaatggattctcttttctttttctttttttttgttttgggaaGAGGGTTTGAGTTTTCAATGGAAACAGATtttaaaaaatccaaaatttctGCATATTTTAAAGATCTGGTCTCATTGTTGTGCTGTAATGATTATCCTGATTGGCATGAGAGTTCccgatttttaaaataaatgcaaagtTGTGCTAATGTACTGGTGTGTCAATTAGTGTttcaaaatgacaaaaatggCCTTATTggattagataaaataattatcaagtaataaaaatttttgaaaggcTACTTGTGTTTTGGACACAGAATGAGAGGTGGACCCAATGTTTCATTGttgtaaaattttaaattttataggCAAAAGTTTAGGCGATTATTGGATGATAATAATGTTTTTGTGCGTATAGGACATATAATcaaaaagttattttaaaaatataaaaaattttcaatgatgTAAAACCAATTAAAATTACTGACATAATTTGTCATATAAataaatacatacatacatacatatatatataatatatttcatattttaataTCATCTTTACATGTTGAAACTCAAAGTTctattttttttcgttttttttaataattactTTATGTGTAGCATGTTTATATGCTACTAGTATCTAGTGTAGTCATTTTGGAGTAATTTCACACGTTAATTAAATGTTCatttcatcaaaattttatGTCAAGcatcataaaaatattaatttttgttGAAGTCGGAGAAAAAAATTAGTGAACATCTTATCTCAAACAATACAATAGGACACAAAAAAACAAATACAGTTCAAAGATAGATGTTTCATAAATGAAGAAGATTCTTTTGGCTGATAATAAAATATTCTTATGCGGATCCTGAATTATCCTTCACCGTCCGGACCAAGACGATGTAAGAGGATTCTTACAAAAATCAAGGTgacccttttttattttttttttattgatgagTTGGTAATTAATTTCTTTTTAATACATGTTGAAGTTGGTGCAAGTGGATCCTCATGTACACTAACTGTAAAGTCATCTTGATTCTTTACTCGTAATTAACATCAACATATCCACAtatcattttcaaaaaaaaaaaacaaaaaaaagccCTCATGTACTTTGGTTTTAGTCACTTTTTGgacaacatttttttttggatatggATTTAAAGAGTGGATGGTGGGTCCAGTTTTGTGGAATGCAGGCTGGTGGAGATGTAGGTAAAAACTGAAGGCTGTATGACTAAACCATGGAGCAGAGGACAAACTTGAAACCGTGGGCTCAATGTGTCTTTCATTAATTCTCATTCTACTTTGCTTCGTGAGTCACGTCCTGATCCTTGAAACGATGTGATTGGTTCCTCGTCCTCTAGTAAAATCTTTATAAATTAATGATTTTAGAATcatacaaattttttaattaaaagagatattaattaattaaaataatttattaattcaTCGAGTGTACTTATAATT
It contains:
- the LOC113749312 gene encoding receptor homology region, transmembrane domain- and RING domain-containing protein 2, with the translated sequence MMKMNICVFFCGIFVSLMAITTSGNVVLIGKNVTLSFADIEATFAPSVKASGEGGTLYIAQPLDACLPLTNKVDDTGRNGTISPFVLIIRGGCSFEDKVRSAQSAGFKAAIIYNSEDDELVAMAGSSAGIKINAVFVAKRSGEILSKCAVVAGTEVWIIPSFENSAWSIMAISFISLLAMSAVLATCFFVRRHRIRREHSRTSQVREFHGMSSRLVRAMPSLIFTAVLDDNCTSTTCAICLEDYIVGEKLRILPCHHKFHAICVDAWLTSWRTFCPVCKRDARTSTGEPPASESTPLLSSTPASVSSSSMLSSVRSSLASSSAIRIVPASSRSPSVSRPNSISSSTPYNLQSLRSNNQSPHLSVSRSSVDLRNASSQRSNASYLFSSHHSLGYPSLSPLNSRFMSPYVPSPGNASSSYIGSSSQQPHPLHYSESAASFSPYTSAYSLPEC